GGCGACCGACGCCGCGGCACCAGATTCGGTTCCGATTTGCTTCTTCGATGCGGATGGACGGTTGCTGTTCGCACCGACGCTGACACTGGAAGAACAAAACGGTGTGAAGCAGGGACAGAGCAAGATTCGTGGGTCAGAGGTTTGGAATCGCGTTCGGTTCGTCGCCAGCCCGGCGTTGCGATCTGGTGAAAACACGAATCCCGTCTCCGTGATACCGTTTCACTGGAATGAACCGATCGCCGTCAACGTCGCCGCTCCTCGAAGCGTTCCCTCAGGGCTCCCGCGGGATGCTCGCCCGACAATTGAGATAAAGACACGCAGTTTTCGAATGGAAGTCGTCCGTGATTCGGAAGGTAGAGCCAAAGCCAAGCTGAACGTTGTCAGCCTTGATGGTCCGCAGGAGTTCTGGTTTGACATCGCTCTGGCACTGATCAGTGAATCGGGCGATCTGTTGTCGACGGGACATCTTGCAACAGCCTTGCGGGTCGAATTCAAACCTGTCGAGAACCAGTTCGAGGTTGAACTCGGGTCGATTCCTGCGGGGACGGAACCTCGACATCTGATTGTCGGGTTGTCCCCCGGCAACATTACGGGCGGGCATGTGGGATCCATGTGGGGGCAATTCATGAATGAGACTCCCGCATTTTCGGTCATCACGTTGCTGAAGAGTGGCGACGAACACAATTGGAAGACCGGGATGGCACAATTGGCTCGTGAGGACATCGACATCAGAATCTTCAAAGAGTTCCACGACGAGTATCCGAAGCGGCTTCGTTCGGACGGCTCAAGAATCAGGTTGCTCGAACCACATCGCGACGCCTTGCGAACGATCGTTGCGAAGGCGCAGCAACCTGACGCGTTGGCGGCCGCCGTGCGATTCCTTGCCTATTCCGAGGACCAAGCCGCTGCCAAGTTGCTCGAACCACTCCTGAGGCATCCTTCCGCTCAGGTTCAGGAAGCGGCAGCAATTGGTCTGACCTTTCTTCATGGTCATACACACTTCGAACGGGTTCGCAACATCCTCGCGAGTAAGGCGGCAACAGCGTCGCTCGATAAACCACGGTTCTATGATTTGCAGGAACAAGACGCATTGATCTCGCTGGTTCATCACGATTCCGATCGCGCAGTCGATCTGTTGGGAACCACGTTGCTTGACGATCTGAAGCAATTGACTGTGGAACGGGATGAGAAGGATCGAATCTTTCTGGCGGGTTCCCACCAACGAGCACTCAATCTGTGCAATCTACTCGGAAACACCGGACGACCACGGGCGGCCAGTTGGATCATGGCGGCTATCGATCTGCTGGCCGAGCGACAAGAAATTGCAAAGCACTTTGAGCAGTATCGACTCCTCGCATCAGCGCTCAAGTTCGAGGCGGAAACTCAAGCCTACATCATGGCGAGTATCGAGACTGGAAAATTCGCCGGGGAATGGATTCACGCGCTGCGTTACAGCAAGAATCCACAATACGTGTCGGCAGTCCTTCGATTTCACCAAAGTAGTCATCTGACCGCACACGACGGCGATGATGTTGTGTCCTATCTTTCGAACATCAATACCCCCGAGTCACTGGTGGGTCTGCAAAACTTCTACGAAAGCGGGTGGAATCGCGATGACCGTTCAATGTGGCTACACCTCTGCCAGTCACTCGCCGCAACCGGTGATGCACGGGGTCTGAAAGACGCATTTGAAACGTTGGTGATGCTGGATCAAACGGCTCAGCCTCCGGCAACTGATCGCGAACACCGTACCTGGAAAAGCACCCGCGATCAGTTGCATGATCAGGCGATGTTGGTGATCACCAAGGCCAATCAAGATACGTTGGCGAAGTTCCTCGTGAAGTATGTCAGCACGCAGACATTGGAAGAACAGCATGTTGTGCTGGAATGCCTGTGGACGTTTCCAACGTTCCCTCACGAGTTCGGCCCAGTGTTAAAACGGTGGTCCGAGAGCGAAAACGATCGAACTAAGACATCTGCCAAGCGATTGATGAATCGTGGTTAGCAGTGCTGTAGAGTCCACGCGGTATTCAACCGATATCACATTACAACGCCGTGATGACGCCGATCATTCCAAAGACGAATCACGGGATCTTCGCGTCCGTGTTCATAGCCAAGGACACTGACGGAGGCCGTATTCAGGAAGAAGCAACGAGCGGCCGTTGCCTCAAGCTTCAACCACCGCGCCGTCAGGACGCGCAGAAAATGGCTGTGCGAGAACACCAACGCCGTACCGCTGACCGAACTCAGTTGGCTGACAATACGATCAGCCCTCGCGGAAATCTCTGCGACAGACTCACCATCAGGACAGCCGTCTCGGAAGAGATTCCAGTCGGGTCGCTGTTCATGAATCTGAGCACTCGTCTTGCCCTCATAGTCGCCGTAGTGCCATTCAGTGAGATCCTGATCCGCGTACGCGACTTGACCGAAACCGGCAAGCTCGCACGTTCGCATCGCCCGTTGTAACGGGCTGGTCAAAATTCGGTCGAATGAGATTCTTTTCAGACGATCACGAAGAAGTTCTGCCTCACGTTCACCGTTCGCAGTCATAGGGATGTCACACAAGCCCGTATGCTGTCCTGTGATGCTCCATTGCGTCTCGCCGTGCCGGACTAGATAAACCAGAGGACAGGCTTGATTCATACGGGGTCACCTTTCTGACCAATGCGGTCTATTGAAAAAACAAGGTCGGACATTGCACAGCCCCGAAAATGCTATGACCCCATAAATACCGAGGTACCTTTCCACCGCATTTCGAACACATTCGGTGAGACATCCCTCAGATCGAACTGCGACTTGGTTTACGTCCCGCTTTTGCATTCGCCTCGTCGTGCGGCCACATTGGAGATGGCTCGCTCGTACAGCGCCTTTTGTGCCGCGGCAACATTCGCCTTATTGCCCTTCCACGCTTCCATGGCCGGTTGCTGGATGGCGCGGGCGAATGAGAACGCCAATGGCCAGGGTCGACGCGACTTGAAGCGGACATTCATCGCATTCAATCGTGCCGTCGCGAGCTCGGCCGACTGGCCGCCCGACAGGAAGGCAATCCCCGCCACCGCGGCCGGAACTTTTCGCAAGAAGCAGTTGACGGTGGCGTCGGCCACCTCATCGACCGATGGCTGAATCGAACACTTCAGTCCTGCAACAATCATGTTCGGCTTAAGGATCATTCCCTCGAGTATTACACCATGCACGTCCAATTGATGAAATACGGCGGACAGGACTTCGGCCGTCACGCAGCGACATTGTTCCAATGTGTGTGATCCATCCATAAGAACTTCGGGTTCTACAATCGGAACAATTTCGGCTTCTTGACAGAGCGCGGCATAACGAGCCAACCCTTGTGCATTGGCTTCGATGCACCCGTGACTCGGTATGCCATCGCCAATCGTGATCACCGCTCTCCACTTGGCAAACCGCGCACCAAACGCCGCATACTCAGCGAGGCGATCACGCAATCCGTCGAGTCCTTCCGTGATTTTTTCGCCGGGATGAAGCGCCAGTGACTTCGCACCGCCGTCGACTTTGATCCCAGGAATGATTCCGACCTCGCTGAGTGCCTTGGCAAAGGGAATTCCATCGGACTTCTGCTGACGGATCGTTTCGTCGTAGAGAATCGCGCCATTGATGCACTCAGCCAATCCCGGCGTAGTCACGATTAGCTCGCGGTACTCGCGCCGCATCGCCTCGGTCTGCGGAATCCCCAGCGCGGCAAATCGTTTGTTGCAGGTGGGGTTGCTCTCATCCATCGCCAGAATGCCCTTGTCGTTCGCCACGAGACTTTTCGCGGTACTCGTCAACTGCTCGCTCGTCATTTCGAAACTCCTCTGTTTCAGGTTCGACTTGCAGACGCCCCACTACTGCGGGCATCGACGTTTGATTTGGCACTGATCCGATGACGATCAGGTGAACGCACCACATCGCTTCAACTTTCGGGTTCTCCCTATTCCAGAACGGAGCGTTCCTTCACATTGAAGGACGCTTCCGTGCCCAGAGACAGATTGCACGTCCCAGCATATTGTTATAGGCACCCATCAAAACCTTGTCTTGGCCCTGCTGGTCGGATTCGCGTCGAACGGATGCCCGAAATTCTCAAACTTTCTTCAGATTCTGGTGGAAACATCGACGCCTCCCACGTCTTGTATGCACGAAGTGACGTCATGGCCGGCCGGGTGTGATGTCACGAACAAGATTCGCTCACTTTCGTAAGATCCGCTCTTCAAAAGGAGATATGGCGTGAGAGAAGACGCTGACGCCAGCGCGGTTTCCCGGGTCCAACGTGGTGATCGGGCTGCTTTCGCGGAACTCTACGACCGCTACGCGCGGCTGGTTCGGTGTCTCTGTTTTGATGGAATCCGGAATCTAAATGATTCGAATGACTTGTGTCAGGAAGTTTTCCTAAAGGCGTTTCGCTCGATCGGCGAACTGCGGGATGCGAATCGATTCGCCAATTGGCTGACGGGAATTACGCGGAATGCCATCCGTGATTGGCATCGTCGGCACGATGGCAGTCCGATGCAGTTGGACGAGCCTGTTCCCGATTCTGAGCATCGCGACAGTGAAACGGATTTCGCCGAGCTCCGCGATGCGATCGGAGCACTGCCCGAGCAGGAACGCCTCGCGCTACATCTATTTTACCTTGACGAAGAGCCAGTCACGGTCGCTCGGCAGGTCCTGGGATTGTCGCAATCGGGCTTTTACAAACTGTTGGATCGAGCTCGGCGGCAAGTTGCGGAGAAGATGAAAGCAACTCAGGAGATGCGTGATGAATAATTCGCCCAACGATCCCAAACTTCGTGAGTTCTACGAGACATTTTCTACCGACCACCATCGTCAACTTGAGGCACTTATGCAAACGATTTCTGAACTGGAACCGACCCTCGTGCCAAAACCGAATACGCAGCCACGACGAGACTCGTCGCGAAACTCGCGCCGTGCCTTGGTCGGATTGGTGGCTGCCATCGTTGTCGGTCTGTCACTGCCTTTGATGTCGTCGGTCTTCGAGACGAAGCCGGCCTCAACCCTCGCAGACGGATGGCGTCACGAGTTTCGAGTGAGCAGCGACAAGACTCCCGTCGCTGTCGGCGACGACCGCCATGCCATGCTGGAAGTCTGGACCGAGGAAGGTTGGCTGATCGCGTGCCGCAAGTCTTTCCAAGGAGATGTGGAGTGGCAAGTGGTGCTCGCCAGAACCGATGTTGCGGAAGAACCCAAAATCGCTCAAACGCCTGACGAGCTGACCGTGACGTTTGGACCGTACTTGATTCGCGACGCATCAACGGGAAACCTACATATCCGTCGACAGCCGAAGAAAGCGAGCGATCAATGGCCCGAGCTGGAATTGCAGGCGGGTAAACCAATGGCATCATCGGGAAACTGGCGGGGCTTTAAACTGGCGGCGTCGACAATCGGTGATTGGATCTGGGTCACAAGCGGCCCGAGTGATCCGAAGAACGGAGACCACCACGATGTCTGGCTGAGGGCCGAACAGCAGATGCAAAAGCGAGCTGGATACGGAAGTTCTGGAGGAATGCTTTCTGCTCAAGTCTTCATCGGGAATCGGAAAGCAAATGATGACGGAAAACAATTCACGGCCAATCGCGTCATGACGGCCGATGTTGTAAGGGTGCCTCAAGGCTTGTGATCATTGCAATCCCTCATCGACGATGACGGGCAACAGAGAGAATGACTTCGTGCGTAGCAAGCAATAGCACAGAAAGCAGCACGGCGAATGATGCGACAGACTCAAGACTGATTGTGTCGCTAAGGATACCAGCCAGCCCTGGCATCAGTGCGGCGCCCACCATTCCGGCACTGGCTTGGAAGCCGACGGCGTGCGTAGCGACGTCGGCCCCCAATCGCTGCGGTGTCTTGGCCATCAGACACGGGAACATCGGAGCCAGACCCAGGCCAATGACTATCAGGCCCGTACAACTGAGCTCGACCGGCCCGCCGAAGGCAAACAGAAGTGTTCCCGCGAGTGCCGCAATCATCGCGCAACGAATCAGCAGGTCGAGCCCAAATCGAGCCGCAATGACACCGGCCACGATCCGGCCGATCCCAATCGCCGCGTAGTAACCACTGGCAAGCGGCCCGGCGACGTCGGTCGGCAAATGCCGAGATTCAGTCAGGATCGTGAAACTCCATTGTCCAACGGTGAACTCCACCCCCACATACAGAAAGAATAGAACCATCTGCAGCCAGACGAGCGGTTCGCGCAGCGTCACCACCATGCTGATCGGAGCAATCACCTCGCCATTCTCTGAAAGATCAGGGCCAGTCCACCTGTCACGGGTGACGATGAAGATCACCATCATCACAAGCAGCAACCCCCCCACGCTGGCATATCCGATCCGCCACGATCCCCAGTAGAGCATGACGGTCATCAGCAGTGGCCCCAACGTGGCCCCGACGCTGTAGCACGCATGCAGCCAGTTCACATGCTTGGCCGAGAAATGCTTGGAACTGTACGCGTTCAATCCGCTATCGATCCCGCCGGACCCTAGACCCCAGATCACCGCGCACGCGACAAACAAAGGCCAACTCGGCGCCAGGCTAAACCCGAACATCCCCAGTGCCACCAGCCCGCTACTCACCCACAGTAGATTCCCTAGCCCCATCGCATGCGTGATCGTGCCACCGAAGAAACCGGAAGCACAATAGCCGCAACCGAGGGCGATGAAGACCAGTCCAAACCCACTCTGCGGCAAGGAAAACAGATCGCGCACGGACGGCCACGCCACTCCCGCGATCGGATCGGGCAAACCAAGGCTGACGAATCCCAGATAGGCAATCGAAAGTAGAAACACTGTTGGCAACGGCTTGTCAGCACCCGATTCCGTCTTCTCATTCATTGTCCGTCACCCATCCCTGATCAGAAAGCCGGCCACACCCTCGCCTCGAAGCCGCAACCGGCGTGCCCGAGCCATCACTCCACGGCCACTC
This Schlesneria paludicola DSM 18645 DNA region includes the following protein-coding sequences:
- a CDS encoding histidine phosphatase family protein translates to MNQACPLVYLVRHGETQWSITGQHTGLCDIPMTANGEREAELLRDRLKRISFDRILTSPLQRAMRTCELAGFGQVAYADQDLTEWHYGDYEGKTSAQIHEQRPDWNLFRDGCPDGESVAEISARADRIVSQLSSVSGTALVFSHSHFLRVLTARWLKLEATAARCFFLNTASVSVLGYEHGREDPVIRLWNDRRHHGVVM
- a CDS encoding class I fructose-bisphosphate aldolase yields the protein MTSEQLTSTAKSLVANDKGILAMDESNPTCNKRFAALGIPQTEAMRREYRELIVTTPGLAECINGAILYDETIRQQKSDGIPFAKALSEVGIIPGIKVDGGAKSLALHPGEKITEGLDGLRDRLAEYAAFGARFAKWRAVITIGDGIPSHGCIEANAQGLARYAALCQEAEIVPIVEPEVLMDGSHTLEQCRCVTAEVLSAVFHQLDVHGVILEGMILKPNMIVAGLKCSIQPSVDEVADATVNCFLRKVPAAVAGIAFLSGGQSAELATARLNAMNVRFKSRRPWPLAFSFARAIQQPAMEAWKGNKANVAAAQKALYERAISNVAARRGECKSGT
- a CDS encoding RNA polymerase sigma factor; the encoded protein is MREDADASAVSRVQRGDRAAFAELYDRYARLVRCLCFDGIRNLNDSNDLCQEVFLKAFRSIGELRDANRFANWLTGITRNAIRDWHRRHDGSPMQLDEPVPDSEHRDSETDFAELRDAIGALPEQERLALHLFYLDEEPVTVARQVLGLSQSGFYKLLDRARRQVAEKMKATQEMRDE
- a CDS encoding MFS transporter encodes the protein MNEKTESGADKPLPTVFLLSIAYLGFVSLGLPDPIAGVAWPSVRDLFSLPQSGFGLVFIALGCGYCASGFFGGTITHAMGLGNLLWVSSGLVALGMFGFSLAPSWPLFVACAVIWGLGSGGIDSGLNAYSSKHFSAKHVNWLHACYSVGATLGPLLMTVMLYWGSWRIGYASVGGLLLVMMVIFIVTRDRWTGPDLSENGEVIAPISMVVTLREPLVWLQMVLFFLYVGVEFTVGQWSFTILTESRHLPTDVAGPLASGYYAAIGIGRIVAGVIAARFGLDLLIRCAMIAALAGTLLFAFGGPVELSCTGLIVIGLGLAPMFPCLMAKTPQRLGADVATHAVGFQASAGMVGAALMPGLAGILSDTISLESVASFAVLLSVLLLATHEVILSVARHRR